The Apilactobacillus apisilvae genomic interval CATGTATGCAAATCTACAAGGATGCATGTATACATATTTATTTGTTATTTTCTTATTGCTACTAATTCAACATTATTAAGCCTATGAAATCTCTCTAAATGTATACAAGTAGACACGAATACAAAGATACATGTATACAAATATACTTGTATACATTTTTCAAAAGATATATAATTGAATTAATCAATTAAAAAGGTGGATAATTTTATGGCAAAAATAGTTACTTTTGGTAATTTTAAAGGTGGAACAGGTAAAACCACTAATAGTTGTATGATAGCTTACCAACTATCTAAGAAAGGTAAAAAAGTTTTAGTAGCAGATTTAGATCCACAGGCTAACGCTACTTCTCTTTATTTAAATACTAAGCAATCTCAAACAAATGAAGTAGTTAAATTTGATACTACATTAATGAGTGCGGTTAGTGATGGAGATATTTCTTCGATCATAACTAAAATTAAAGATAACTTGTATTTACTACCTAGTTTTGCTGATTTTACTTCTTATCCTTTATTTTTAGAAAAAACTTATCCAGATAGCCAAAAAGATAGAGCAATGCATTTTTCTAAGTTATTAAAGCCTTTTGAAGATGAATTTGACTATATTATTATTGATACTCCTCCTACAGTATCCTTATATACAGATTCTGCTTTAATGGCATCAGATAACATTGTCTTAGTTTTACAAACACAAGAACGTTCTTATGCTGGATGTGAAGCATTTATTGAATATTTAAATGAATTAATAACAAACTATGATGCTGAATACAGAATTGCTGGAATATTACCAGTTCTTCTAAAGAATAATTCTCAAGTTGATAAAATGATTCTTAATCAAGCAAAAGAAGAATTTCATTCATCTAACATGTTCAAAAGTATTGTTAAGAATATGGAAAGATTAAAGAGATACGACATTATAGGAATTACAGATCCAGACTGCAAAAATCAAAAGAATGATATGCATGATAGAAGAGTTAATGCTCTATACAGTAAAATAACTGATGAATTCATTGAAAGGGTTGAATAAATAAATGGC includes:
- a CDS encoding ParA family protein, with the protein product MAKIVTFGNFKGGTGKTTNSCMIAYQLSKKGKKVLVADLDPQANATSLYLNTKQSQTNEVVKFDTTLMSAVSDGDISSIITKIKDNLYLLPSFADFTSYPLFLEKTYPDSQKDRAMHFSKLLKPFEDEFDYIIIDTPPTVSLYTDSALMASDNIVLVLQTQERSYAGCEAFIEYLNELITNYDAEYRIAGILPVLLKNNSQVDKMILNQAKEEFHSSNMFKSIVKNMERLKRYDIIGITDPDCKNQKNDMHDRRVNALYSKITDEFIERVE